One Bosea sp. 685 DNA segment encodes these proteins:
- a CDS encoding sugar ABC transporter ATP-binding protein, whose product MSLPPTTSLSPTDAAPPIDAVPLLAVRGLSKSFAGFPALAGIDVTLRRGEIHALLGENGAGKSTFIKAVTGVIARDAGTVALDGTEIAPRSAQEALQAGIATVYQEVSLLPNLSVAQNLFLGRQPMRFGLVREGEMRRRAAALLRDFDLDIDVAAPLGDYSVAVQHLVAIARAVDMSARILILDEPTASLDTHEVEILFRVMRGLAGRGLGILFVTHFLDQVYAISDRITVLRNGKLVGERETAALPRMELIRMMLGRELSEATSEHPAQDAAETAPAAGGAIRFEGFGKAGYVAPFDLALASGEVVGLAGLLGSGRTETARLMFGAEAADSGRLTIDGRSVRLASPRDAIAQGFGYCPEERKTEGIVAELTVRENIVLAVQARRGALRPLSRREQDEIARRFISMLDIRPPDPERPIGLLSGGNQQKALLARWLATQPRLLILDEPTRGIDVGAHAEIIRLIRQLCTEGLALVVISSELEEIVSYADRVVVMRDRRQIATLEGEAVNVTAILQAIAADAPPLAA is encoded by the coding sequence ATGTCTTTGCCCCCGACCACGTCCTTGTCCCCGACCGACGCCGCGCCGCCGATCGATGCCGTGCCGCTCCTGGCCGTACGCGGGCTCTCGAAGAGTTTCGCAGGGTTTCCCGCGCTCGCCGGGATCGACGTCACGCTCCGGCGTGGCGAAATCCATGCGCTGCTCGGCGAGAACGGCGCGGGCAAATCGACCTTCATCAAGGCGGTCACCGGCGTGATCGCGCGCGACGCGGGAACCGTGGCGCTGGACGGCACCGAAATCGCCCCCCGTTCGGCGCAGGAGGCGCTGCAAGCCGGCATCGCGACCGTCTACCAGGAGGTCAGCTTGCTGCCCAACCTCTCGGTCGCGCAAAACCTGTTCCTCGGACGCCAGCCGATGCGCTTTGGTCTCGTGCGGGAAGGCGAGATGCGCCGCCGCGCGGCGGCCCTGCTGCGTGATTTCGACCTCGATATCGATGTCGCCGCGCCATTGGGCGATTATTCGGTCGCCGTGCAGCATCTGGTGGCAATCGCGCGCGCCGTCGACATGTCGGCACGGATCCTGATCTTGGACGAGCCGACAGCCAGCCTCGACACCCATGAGGTCGAGATCCTGTTCCGCGTCATGCGCGGTCTCGCCGGCCGGGGCCTCGGCATCCTCTTCGTCACCCATTTCCTCGACCAGGTCTATGCGATCAGCGACCGTATCACGGTGCTGCGGAACGGCAAGCTCGTCGGCGAGCGCGAGACGGCAGCGCTGCCGCGCATGGAGCTGATCAGGATGATGCTGGGCCGCGAGCTCAGCGAGGCCACCTCGGAACATCCGGCCCAGGACGCGGCCGAAACCGCGCCCGCAGCCGGCGGCGCGATCCGGTTCGAGGGCTTCGGCAAGGCCGGCTATGTCGCGCCTTTCGACCTCGCTCTGGCGAGCGGCGAGGTCGTCGGGCTCGCCGGCCTGCTCGGCTCGGGGCGCACGGAGACGGCACGCCTGATGTTTGGGGCGGAGGCCGCCGATAGCGGGCGCCTCACCATCGACGGCCGCAGCGTGCGCCTGGCCTCGCCGCGCGACGCGATCGCACAGGGCTTCGGCTATTGCCCGGAGGAGCGCAAGACCGAAGGCATCGTCGCCGAACTCACGGTGCGCGAGAACATCGTGCTCGCCGTCCAGGCGCGACGCGGCGCGCTGCGCCCGCTCTCGCGGCGGGAGCAGGACGAGATCGCGCGGCGCTTCATCTCCATGCTCGACATCCGCCCGCCCGACCCTGAGCGCCCGATCGGGCTGCTTTCGGGCGGCAACCAGCAAAAGGCCCTGCTGGCGCGCTGGCTGGCGACGCAGCCGCGCCTTCTCATTCTCGACGAACCGACGCGCGGCATCGATGTCGGCGCCCATGCCGAGATCATCCGCCTGATCCGGCAGCTCTGCACTGAGGGCCTCGCCCTCGTCGTGATCTCGTCCGAGCTGGAGGAGATCGTGAGCTATGCCGACCGGGTCGTCGTGATGCGCGACCGCAGGCAGATCGCCACCCTGGAGGGCGAGGCCGTCAACGTCACCGCGATCCTGCAGGCGATCGCGGCCGATGCGCCCCCGCTCGCGGCGTAG